A stretch of the Nicotiana tabacum cultivar K326 chromosome 6, ASM71507v2, whole genome shotgun sequence genome encodes the following:
- the LOC142182040 gene encoding uncharacterized protein LOC142182040, whose translation MDSGCSKHMTRNTMDFLSLKVLQRGNVSFGNGKKRYILGVVKVGKSLSHSIENVYYVDGLKYSLLSVSQICDKGNKVEFLSKVRTVTNLVTGEVVLVAKRYRNVYVADFNSLQAGDISCLKEVDNDAELWHRRLEHASFSLLNKLIQKDLVRGLPNSNLKEHRLCDACTKGNM comes from the coding sequence ATGGACAGTggatgctcaaagcacatgactagAAACACCATGGATTTTCTCTCACTGAAAGTCCTACAGAGAGGGaatgtatcctttggaaatggaaaAAAAAGGTACATTCTCGGTGTCGTAAAGGTTGGAAAGTCTCTTTCACACTCAATTGAGAACGTGTACTATGTGGATGGCTTgaagtacagtctcttgagtgtctctcaaatTTGTGAtaaagggaacaaagtagagttctTGTCTAAAGTTCGCACAGTTACTAATCTAGTAACTGGCGAAGTGGTCCTAGTAGCCAAAAGATACAGGAACGTCTATGTTGCTGACTTTAACTCTCTGCAAGCTGGTGATATAAGCTGCTTGAAGGAAGTTGATAATGATGCAGAACTTTGGCATAGAAGATTGGAGCATGCAAGCTTCTCACTTCTGAATAAATTGAtacagaaggacctggttcgtggtctgccAAATTCAAATTTGAAGGAGCATAGATTGTGTGATGCGTGTACTAAGGGAAACATGTGA